The following is a genomic window from Doryrhamphus excisus isolate RoL2022-K1 chromosome 3, RoL_Dexc_1.0, whole genome shotgun sequence.
CGGGCATGTTGGCTCTCGGCTGCCAAATGACTCTGAGAAGAATATCAATACAGATGGTATTAATGATCGTAAAAGTCATGTGTCGGCTTGCATTTTTAGTTAAATATTGCTCACTCTGTATCTCAGCCTGAATCCAGTCTGAAAAAGCAGACACACGTGTATAAACTCCAGGCTTCCCCATCTCACCGCATCCATCTCCCCAGGATGTAATACCATGCAGCTGGAAGCGACCTGAAAGTCTGTCCTGGTAGATCAGCGGTCCTCCAGAGTCACCCTAAGAAAACACGTTAAAATAAGCTATGTATACACTCAAGAAaacattcaaatcaaatcaaactttatttgtatagcacttttcctgcaaagacatgcaacacaaagtgctttacagaattaaaacaattaccacaattaaaaggaaaaacaaagaaacgaaagaaagcccctccctcccactttctatactagacacacacacacacccacacacacataacaatcacacacaatcacacaatcacacacattagggagacatggcatggcactgaggatgaaggaaacgccacctttggggccgtccacactgggaggagccgcaggccgtgtaCGGGGGACCagcacattaaagggaggaaccccgcATCCttgggtcgaagggacccaaggttgctaccccctcagcagactcgacacagcccccagtatGGAGAACCCCCccgaggaaatactggagttaaaggctaaagactaaaagcataaaataggactaaaaaagataaaaacataagaaaaatttaaaaatattagttaaaagcctgattaaaaaggtgtgtatttaatctttttttttttaatatcaacagtctccgcagtcctgaggctctccggcaggctgttccacaggtgggggccatagtggctaaatgctgcctcaccgtgggtttttgttctgggttttggtatagttaaaaggccagtgccagAGGACCGCAGgatccgcgggggttgatatggtaaaagcagatcagataaataagaaggtgcaaggccgttaagacatttaaaaaccagtaagagaatcttcaAATCGCCCGTGCATTGTAGCGCTGCAAGGTGGACTCAGTTGTGGTTCATACCTGACAGGAGTCAATCCCTCCTGAAAGATAGCCAGCACACAGCATAGTGTTGGTAACGAGCTCCTTGCCCAGTGCATTCTTACAAGTGGTCTGAGGCAGTAAAGGCACCTTGGCTTCCATCACCACGTCAGCGGATGGGCCGTCTGCATCAGAAATAACTCATTAAAGTCATTACCATAGAAAAAGGCTGATAGTCTATAATTGAGAAtgtatagtcaccttcataGAGAGACCCCCAGCCTGCTACCAGACAAGGGCTGCCAGTTGGGGGCTCCATCCCAGATGGCAAACACACTGGGGTGACACGGTCAGACAGTACTACTGGAGATGTTAGCTCCACCAGGGCAATATCATTGTTGAATGTCTTTGGGTTGAACTGTAAGGCATGCAGGACATTTGGACTGATTTGATGGCTAATTTAAGGTCATGTTGTTTTTCAATTTGAGTTCTGTATGCAAAGCTACCTTAGGATGAGGGATAATGCGGTTGACTTTGAGGATCTGCTCATCAGGGTCAGTCTTAGTGATGTCAAACTCCCCAACCACAGCTGTCCAGTAGCTTTCACCCCGACTCCTGCAGAGTGAGCAAAGAATTAGGTGACTAATATAAGAACTATACCAAAAATGTCACCTTTACAACGAAACCGACACTTACCCAGCAAAACAGTGTGCTGCAGTCACCACCCAGGAGCTCTCAACTAGTACTCCGCCACACATCAGGCCACCATCTAGCTGCAGATTCACCAACCAGGGCCAGCTACCTGGTGGAGCAGGCGATCCACCCACGATCCTGGAGCGAGGCCGGGTCACATTGTGCACCGAGGATGACCTCTGACCACACACGGCTAAAAGCGTGGACACAAATCAATGATCAGGTGTAACTGATTCAGCTTTGTTATGCCAATGATGATCATTCAGACATTTGTGCTTCTTAGGATAATCTGCATGATTTCTCTGCTGGAAACATGTATTCCCTCACCCTGCACATGCGTCTGAGTGGCGGGTTCCAGGTTCTGCATTGTGTTAAGCAAGCTGCACTGGAGGACACGGGCGCTGCAACTCTCACCCATGATTCTGATGCAGCTGTCTTTGTCCAAATTGCCGGTTTGACAGCGGTGTTGGTAGAATGCGCAGGCCTGGCTCAAAGCCCAACTCCGCTCTGCTTCGTCTTGAAGCTTCTGGGCCTTGTTGATGATTTCACAACCGGGCTCTGATACGGCATTGGCAGGGGAAGCTGGAGGACAAGAAAACTAAGATTGCACAATGCACCATTCTCTGGAAAGACTTTGATAAGGACAAAGTAAATGGAACTTACAGCAGGAACCAGAGGGCTGTCCACAGTCTTGAAACAGGCAGGGGGTGCAACCTCTGCAGCTTGCCTCTGCCCGGCTCTTCTCAGATGATGCTCGGTCGAGAGCGGAAAGGGCGCTGGTCATGGCGGCTTCTAAAACCACAGTGCCACGATCGGACAGAGCTACGGAGGACAGCAAGTAATGTCAGAAGGTTGTTAAGTTGTTTGCTCCCAGCTTAGCAGGATTTTGTGCTGAGATTGAAAGGAAAAAAGGTTTCTGGTACATTCTGTGAGTGCATAgcccttttttttaatacttattGCTCTTTGATCCATTTTGGCAGCGTGTTGGGCAAGCTACTGTAGCTCATGCTGAATGCACTGTGGATGCTTTCTACAGACACGCTTCAATCAGGCTGCCGACCCTGCTGCTCCCCCTCTGTGCCGCACAACATCACAGGACAGGACACTAACAACAGACATGCTGATTGAAGTACTTAATTAGAGGGCCAACGCTAAGCGGGCGGACAAAGGCTGGCAGGGCATGGATGCACAGACCCAGGGGGCATGGACAGGCAGACCCGGGGAGATTTCAACTCTGCATTTGTAGTCCTAAACTCCTACCTTTTACTCTGTGCTTTGAGATTGCAGAATTTGCCCATCAGTTGACTTGCAACTTATCTTAAATAGGATTCAAtatcggtcgagtggttagcgcgtagacctcacagctaggagaccagggttcaattccaccctcggccatctctgtgtggagtttgcatgttctccccgtgcattcgtgggttttctccgggtactccggtttcctcccacattccaaaaacactccaaattgtccataggtatgaatgtgagtgtgaatggttgtttgtctatatgtgccctgtaccccgcctctcgcccaaagacagctgggataggctccagcaccccccgcgaccctcgtgaggagaagcggtagaaaatgaatgaatgaatcggtTCATTTCAGGGTGTAATCCTGAGAGGGAGTTTTTCATTGTCTGTTGCCAAAGTCCTTAATGAGCAGTGTGGTTCTAGATCTGCTCCATGTGTAAagtgacttgacttttttttgtcaaagaaCAATTTCTTTATAGTTATTAGCGATACACATCAGTAAAACGACCGCCGATCATCTCGTCTATGGTATAGATTTAACAtgtcatttactgtatttaaccGTACATAAACATTCTTCATTCTTCACATTCGTCTGTATTCTATCTGTATTCTCTTGCAGTGATCAAAGATGAGTGTTTACCTTTAAGTGCACTCTGGGGCATCCTGTAGACTTCTCTGCCTGCTGGAGCTGCCAGTAAGCAGTCCAGACCAGTGAACAGCAACGATACAAGTACCAGCATAGTGTCAGAGCATGGGATGTCCAGTGACGACAGCCGGGAGACACTTGGGAATGCTGGAGAGAATGCCGAGATGATGCACCGTGGCCCGATGATGTTCAGGTTCGTATCTCCCTCCTCCTGACTGTCTATGGTGAAGGGCATCTGTCTGTAAATTTAGATAGAGGAACAGTAAGTAGCTCCTGAGTGCTCCCCGGTATATATAGAGTCTCCGGGGTGACACCAGTATGGGGGAGGAGAGGAacgagagggagggagagatgC
Proteins encoded in this region:
- the prss56 gene encoding serine protease 56 isoform X2: MPFTIDSQEEGDTNLNIIGPRCIISAFSPAFPSVSRLSSLDIPCSDTMLVLVSLLFTGLDCLLAAPAGREVYRMPQSALKALSDRGTVVLEAAMTSALSALDRASSEKSRAEASCRGCTPCLFQDCGQPSGSCSSPANAVSEPGCEIINKAQKLQDEAERSWALSQACAFYQHRCQTGNLDKDSCIRIMAVCGQRSSSVHNVTRPRSRIVGGSPAPPGSWPWLVNLQLDGGLMCGGVLVESSWVVTAAHCFAGSRGESYWTAVVGEFDITKTDPDEQILKVNRIIPHPKFNPKTFNNDIALVELTSPVVLSDRVTPVCLPSGMEPPTGSPCLVAGWGSLYEDGPSADVVMEAKVPLLPQTTCKNALGKELVTNTMLCAGYLSGGIDSCQGDSGGPLIYQDRLSGRFQLHGITSWGDGCGEMGKPGVYTRVSAFSDWIQAEIQKSFGSREPTCPELLKTTEMTEEEQRSEFSTLCRFYTVTCLPSQSTSACSRIAEDKCLTRFKKCQLHSFLQTLLDLLQRAEDYIRDKVDLTFFTQTLPQLVEHIHNTAFTHTRDRRDVDGNHLMQIKEQLGGAVTPEEHGPPPLPPALFRELGPLVEDWENYLVNMAEDMENQLNDTDTSPKQEEKLFSQAGDNSVFQLEKEYQDIISALRTKMESKAAPPILHLDLSFLQEGSSNPPLHPTSPTRAQVKSPSSSQKSQEPLTIFSALMTEIEKLRMRGGALTSDETQSGTFMTGVTSHETDLGKLQASVFPAQRQPTTVVPPTIGDLTKTTSQPTLYASNPLSLHRKKRSLLYKRQTPGSAGKVCPGVRETSQQVSQVRDSYRWVLSIPNTNLRMNFQEVLVDLSSKNNRGLYQARIRATVAGRPLTFYSLIGLGNESFYRSVPRIISLALEALKT
- the prss56 gene encoding uncharacterized protein prss56 isoform X1, coding for MPFTIDSQEEGDTNLNIIGPRCIISAFSPAFPSVSRLSSLDIPCSDTMLVLVSLLFTGLDCLLAAPAGREVYRMPQSALKALSDRGTVVLEAAMTSALSALDRASSEKSRAEASCRGCTPCLFQDCGQPSGSCSSPANAVSEPGCEIINKAQKLQDEAERSWALSQACAFYQHRCQTGNLDKDSCIRIMGESCSARVLQCSLLNTMQNLEPATQTHVQAVCGQRSSSVHNVTRPRSRIVGGSPAPPGSWPWLVNLQLDGGLMCGGVLVESSWVVTAAHCFAGSRGESYWTAVVGEFDITKTDPDEQILKVNRIIPHPKFNPKTFNNDIALVELTSPVVLSDRVTPVCLPSGMEPPTGSPCLVAGWGSLYEDGPSADVVMEAKVPLLPQTTCKNALGKELVTNTMLCAGYLSGGIDSCQGDSGGPLIYQDRLSGRFQLHGITSWGDGCGEMGKPGVYTRVSAFSDWIQAEIQKSFGSREPTCPELLKTTEMTEEEQRSEFSTLCRFYTVTCLPSQSTSACSRIAEDKCLTRFKKCQLHSFLQTLLDLLQRAEDYIRDKVDLTFFTQTLPQLVEHIHNTAFTHTRDRRDVDGNHLMQIKEQLGGAVTPEEHGPPPLPPALFRELGPLVEDWENYLVNMAEDMENQLNDTDTSPKQEEKLFSQAGDNSVFQLEKEYQDIISALRTKMESKAAPPILHLDLSFLQEGSSNPPLHPTSPTRAQVKSPSSSQKSQEPLTIFSALMTEIEKLRMRGGALTSDETQSGTFMTGVTSHETDLGKLQASVFPAQRQPTTVVPPTIGDLTKTTSQPTLYASNPLSLHRKKRSLLYKRQTPGSAGKVCPGVRETSQQVSQVRDSYRWVLSIPNTNLRMNFQEVLVDLSSKNNRGLYQARIRATVAGRPLTFYSLIGLGNESFYRSVPRIISLALEALKT